The genome window ACAACAGTGGGGGATTGCCAAGATGGAGACacggtggcttcaaaacagcacCCCCTATTAGTCATTGAGTGTATCTATAAATCATTGGTAATTACTAGTTAAATCTGCCATGACCggaggaatggaagcttgttgtgtgcaacagggaggaaCAATTGAATGCAAAAGCTACCCAGTACACGTTAAGTTGGACGCTGGTTGCAATGCTCTCGTtaagtttgtttgtttatttgtcacacaCTGTCACTACATGACCGATAATGTATCGTGTGCAGTCATTTATGTAGTCATTTAAATGCTTCTTAGTGCTTTTGGTACACTTTTGGTATGTGCCAAGTACAATAATTGGCGGCAGCCTATTAGAAGGTTTGGAGGCATGGCTTGTTGGGAGTGTAGTTTCCCATGAGATGGTTTGTCATGCCAGTTAATGTGTTAAATTGTGTTCTGTAAAGGTTAAGCTGCTGGGGAGTCGCAAGATGGTGGGTACACCTGAATGGTTGACTTGGGGATGGAGTCAGGGGAACCCGTTGAAGTGGGTAGGAAAAAAGGAATAAAGTGGAACATATTAAGAGTAAATATAGAGTGATAGAGAAGGAAATTGAACATGACGAGACTGAGGATGAATTAACTGCGGTGGCAGGTGTCGGGAAGACCGCCGAGTTTGAGCCTCGTCCGATGAGGATAAATAGTTTTTTTTGCTAAGTGTACGTGTGAGTTTTGGAGAGAATGTGTCCTTGCCTTCTGGCTGATCCATATGTGGTGTCGGGTTGAGTGGAGAAGAGGTTGGAGAATGTTGTGTCGGTGAAAGTGACTCGAAGTGGAATCATGTTGATTTTTTGCGTTTCTGCCATCCAGAAGGACAAGAACTGTGACTTGCTTTCCTCTCCGGTGCAGGGCGCGGTTGAAAGGAGTGATGAGTGACGTTAAGTGCTGAGGAGGGCCAACTGAAGGTGGAAGGTGAAGATTCCCGGTGTCTGTGACACCCGCCGTTTGGTGCCACGCAGACTCGGTGGagagcgtggtgaaacagagaaGAAACTCTCTGTACTACTGAGCTTTGATGCAGAGTTTTTACCAGATAAAGTCAAGTTATGGTCATGTGGCAGCTGTGAGTATGAtggagattcctagatgtgagaagtgtgcagaaggaaCATTTAGTGTCGTTGGAAAAAGTTGTGTGTGTAAACTGTAGGGGTACCCATAGTAGGGGTACACATTGCTTTGTCTGATGGGTCaggtgagagaaaggcaggtttAGGTTACCAGGATCAGAGTAGTACAGAAGGTGTCATATGCTGAAACAGTGAAGAGAGAAGTTGATGAAGATGGGTCCtaagaggatccctgtgagtaggcagaggtcaatagaGAGCGATAGGAATAacgtgcttcagtaaggttgttTTCTTGGCGTTCATGGCCATGGTCGTCACCTGTACCGTAGGAATGAAACGGAAATCACAGAAGATAGATGTTGTGGTTGCAGCTGCAGAGAAATACTTGGGTGTACAAGATTTTACTGAAAAAGAGTTAAAAGGTGTTTTGAATGATAGTGTCCTGTCCTCATAGGCTGTTGGCCTGGTGTAGAATCAGATGGGGCCAAAGTATTGGAATAGTGATGAGGTTTTAATGGTTGGTAGGGCAATTTCTTCACAATGTGTAATGAATTTATACTACAGAATAGTAGGCTTATTTAGAGCCAATACAGTTGGTGGCAGCATGCACCTATAACATTTGTTTGCTGACCGCCAtaataccaaagaagaagaaaggTGAAGCTTGTACAGTGCTAGTTCTACAGTCTTAATGACACTGACAAAAGTGCATGTGATACTAAAGAGCCTACTGAAGTTTCATTGTTAAGACACTCACCATTTCATTACAATATGATTTGGcagtttttttaaatatttgccatacatttgtcatggacgtcgtaaggagtggaccaaaatgcagcgggtaaagtgctcatcttcttatttattaaaggaaaaacacttaaacaaaacaaacgacaaaaacagtccaataaggtgcacagactatactggaaacaatcacccacaaacacaagtgaaaacacacacaactaaatatggactccaatcagagaaaacaacaaccagctggctctaattggaggtcattgacaaaactaacatagaaatagacaagctagataaacacatagaaatagataatctagaacataaaccaaaaaccccgaaacacacaaaccaaacgccccctgccacgccctgaccaaactacaataacaaataaccccttttactggtcaggacgtgacattttaatttaagaatgtaTTTCTTACAAATACATGTAAATGCATGTTGGAATATATTTTACAAAATTTTCTATTACATAAAAAATAGATTTACCAAGTACATCAATAAATACACTCTTTAATGTATTTCAGAATGTATTTTgaaatacattaaatacattttctgatgCATTTAACATATATTGTGATGCAAATGtttatatatacattatatttatACATTCCGTAATATAtgttgtaatgtatttaaaaGTTATTAAATATTTTGGGGGGCCAATTTCAAATATTTCACATATATCCCCCAAAATGTAgctaaaaaaataatattttaaatGTTCTTTTTTTTCCGTATGGGGAGTGTCCAGTGTGAGCTAGAAAATGGGACACGCAGGCTTAGCTACTTCACTGTGCTCTGTGAAAAGTGGATGCACTTACTGAAGTAATCAGATTACACTAATATGGTTGTTCACATTAGTTCTCATGATGAAGACCGTTGTACTTCTGAGTTTACTGGTCAGTAGTGTAATACAGTATATAGCAACAGAGAGCATCATCGGGTCATATAAGTGGGAAGGAATTTATGTGCAATATAGTTGGGGTTCAAAATAGGAGTCAGACATAATAATTATCTCTTGACCCTACTGCTCACACTTATTGGGAAGCTATTTGAATTCATTTTGGGTCCTTGTGCATTACATGAGGTACAACAGTAGACACAATGTTCAGCCAAACTAAAGTACAGCTATTTATTTCTTATCAATTGAATTGAAATATGATTCAGACACAATAAACATCTGTGTTGTCTTGCCCCTTCTCCCTTCAGGTCTAGTTAACTATGTGTATGACACCACCTACTGGTGCTGAGTACTCGCTGACACTACCTACAGCAGATTACGAAACAAGGAAACCATTCAGCTGGGGGAACAtcctccaccaccacaccatTAACACAAAAACAGATTTACTTCCTAACCTTATGTCCTCAAACTCAGGTCTGGAAACTCAGGCCATCTCTGTAAGGAATTCACTGTTGGGCCATGTGGGAGTGATGTGGGAAAAAGCATCATACCAATGACTGTATTGAAGGAGGAGGGCCTTCTTCAAGCAGCCTGTGTTTCCTGTGCCCAGAGGGGGAGCCAGATTCCTTTCATGAGCATCTGTGGAGCTGCATCTGCACTGCCAAAGGAGAATGCCCAACATTCCCAGAATACGAACACATACCGCTGTAGATTAGACTAAAGCAGGACTTCTATACAGACTACTTATAGTCATAGCATCTGTATGATATATCCAGCTTATTACAGGAGTTTGGGTTTCTAATGAAATGTACCTCTTTAAGGCTATTGTTGTCGTTAAGCATTTCAAAGAGCCATGcccaaaaacagaaataccaaaacattccAAACAGCTCAATCATTTCAAGTTAGGAATTCATTTCAGATGCACCGTCGCAGGACAAAACATGGCCAAATAAAGTATAAGACAGACTTCAGTTGCCTCAAATTTGACATTCCCTATGCTGGTCATATGTCACCTGCCACAAAGGTAGACAAGAAATTGATCTACCTtggagcagacctgggttcaatacGTGCAtatttctgtgtatttgagtattttgaaATGATTTCGCCAAATCAGCTACTTTAATTttaagtatttgaaagtatttttgaATAATTAAATAAATAGCCATCCTCAGTTACTTCAAATACCCCTAGGACCAAGTGGACCTGGGGACAAATGCAAAGAGTATTTTAATATTTGTATTCGAAAATATACTTGTCTGTGTATTGAagcattttcaaatacatgccaaTACTTTTAAAGTGTATTTCCAAGTACATTgcaatattcaactacttgtattttcaagtaaaaaatatcaaaatacTCACTTCAAGTGTTTTTGTAAGTAATTGAAATACCCTAAATAGTATTTGCACCCAGGTCTGCCTTAGATAGAAATTCATTAGGCTAGATCTAAGTACAGTATGCTACTAATAGCGTATGAACGTGTTTGCATCTTTGCTGTAAACTGTAACATGAACATGCATCTTAGCTTTGCAGTAAACATTCAACATCACCATCTGTTGGTCACGTGCTGTACATTATACTTTACGGCTACTGTGCTCCAGCAAAGTAAACATTAAGTTGATAACGTAAATCAGGTGAAAACCTCAGGATGCTTTTAGAATCCTTTTAAGACGTGAAATATCATGCTGGGTTAATTAGAGAGGATTAGAGCAGTGGAAAAGAGACCTCGGCAGAACCTCAGGGAGTATAAGGTAAGGCACAACACACCCGGGTATAAGTACACTATTGTTGACTTAGGCTACCTGATCTCACCTTGGCTGCATCATTTCACCCCCTAAGAATAAACCCTGGGATGTTATGTAACCACTACTGAGCTCTCTGTTTTGTACATTAGTTTGTTACCTGTGCTTGTAATTTCTGGTCATTATACTCAATTTGGAGAGCCTCATCGCACAGTTTGTTTATCTAATGACATAGTCACACTGTGATAGTGGTTTAAGCATATTTCTCCTTTTCATATAAATGGAAAAAAGGAGAAACGAATACAAAATTCCCTGAAGTATTACTGCTGTTACATGTCATTATAATGTTGTGAAGGAGATCCTTATGATATTCTATTAACATAAATAGACACACAGCAAATGTAAAAATCAACAAGTGTACATTTATTGAATCAGTAGATATTACATGTCGGCAGTGTACACCCACAGAGAAAGTCTGGCCACATAGCATATTTCCGTATGAAAGGTGCCTTTCTCAAGCATTTGGCTGCCTCCCTGTCACATTTGCAGAGAATCTTCTCACATTTGTCCTTGAGGTCATCTGGAATGAAAAGAGGGTTAAGTGGGTGAGTAGTTTCCTTAAATGACAGCTGGTGTGAAAGGAGTGGTCTGTGGAGGATATGAAGGAAACACTCtgagttttagaaatgttagaaaATGTGTGATGCTCAAATAAACACCGTAAACATCCTGAACTGTGTTTCTTGTCTAATGTGCTTTTGCGATTAGCAATTATGGTGAGAGCTTAAAATACCTGAAAATGTGGGTGAGAAATTATTCCTTTCGTGCCCATTCCCTCCTAGCCCTCCCGTCCCCTATAATGTCTGCAGTGTTTGTAAACCACTCAGATGTTTGTTGATGACATATCTGTTATTTTCCATGCACTGAAAAGACCCATTCATTTCCAACAGCAAAACTATACAAAAATGACAAGGTCATAGCATGCAGTATTTTCATTCTCTAAATGACCACACCTCTGTAAGGGGAGGGACAGGCTTACTCAGCTTGATTTAATCATTATGTCTCATTCATGTGCATAAAACTGAGATGGCTTACCACATTCTGCAGTCCTGTCTTCACATGTCCATTGATACTTTCTTGTCTTGGTTCGGCAACCAGCAGTTTCTGCATCTCCGTAGCAGCAGTCATGTTTGTGACAACACCTTAATGAAGGAAAAAATACACTACCGTAACACTTAAAACAGAGCATTATAAGAACTATTTGCTGTCTCAGTGACGCACTACATAAGTAATAGAGTCCCTTTTTCTAgtttagaaaaaaaacaattaaaactATAATTGTATAAATAATGTTTGAGAAACTATTAACTGAAAAGGCAGAGACTGGGCGTTTTTCCAAATTATTGTAGCTTGGACCAACAGCAGCTCTATTTAAAACAAAAGGAATTGAAAGAGGATGGGCTCAACTATTGTTAGTAGGCAGGCCTGTGAGAGATCTGGAGGCTGGAGGTTCTGTAGTTTAACGGTGTTGTGGGCGTTCATGTCTGTGATTAGTGGACAGAAGGAAGTTATGGTTAGGATTTTGGGTGTGGGAGCGCTGGTTGTGCATGTCTATTTCCAAATATCCAATTCACAGGAGGGCAAAACCTCAAAAGAAAACCCTAAATGATACACTTTGCAGTTTGAACTGCATCGCATAATGCAGGTTGTTATTGTGGCCTACCAGACTGAACAGTTGATTGAGGGGTTTTTCGTTCAGTGGTACTCTAAATGATCTGACTTTGTTATGAAATGGCactcccccccaaaatatatgtttataacatgtttataacacaTCATTACAACTATATAGCTCAGTAATACATCATCAGCTTCACAGAACATGCCAGACTTTTACATGCTAGAACATCTCATCGCGCCTCTGTCCTACTGCCTCACCAGTCTGCTTTATCCCTGGGCCAGCCCTGACCCCCCAGTCCACAGTAGCAGCCATACATCATATAAGCCAGGGCTGATCTGCCTGTGCTGCACTTGATGACTCCTGCCAGCTCCAGTAGCCCTCTCTTAGTTCGTGGGGGCCTCTGCAGTGCCATAGAGGCTATCaccactgcaacaacaacaacagaagaaGAACATGAAACTCAGCGCATCACATGTACACCAATCACGTGTACACACATCTTGTTCAAAATGTGCACTTGCTTATACTTGTCTGTATGTAGCAGCCTTGCTTAGTATGTGCCATTTGCT of Salmo trutta chromosome 1, fSalTru1.1, whole genome shotgun sequence contains these proteins:
- the LOC115198616 gene encoding phospholipase A2-like; protein product: MPALYRIPLLFSVVIASMALQRPPRTKRGLLELAGVIKCSTGRSALAYMMYGCYCGLGGQGWPRDKADWCCHKHDCCYGDAETAGCRTKTRKYQWTCEDRTAECDDLKDKCEKILCKCDREAAKCLRKAPFIRKYAMWPDFLCGCTLPTCNIY